In Ogataea parapolymorpha DL-1 chromosome I, whole genome shotgun sequence, the following are encoded in one genomic region:
- a CDS encoding Zinc-finger transcription factor of the Zn(2)-Cys(6) binuclear cluster domain type, involved in the codes for MSTRRTKNTKSFNGCFTCRRRKVACDLGKPACAKCQKSGFVCDGYDVKLRWSSFVRFDKYGNQLPNETSQEVEYYQRRSIPYVKYPRSQRYTMYSQLDDALASLAKHEIADDEDGSRQQGPFGVFRGVFGGPQSPAKRAKLTKEANSPAGATGNGNLGNEWLSTELLDAALLTASALNGDTHFLDMFKNDTLEPIGEIDDTVQPAETVSNQMLHMLFQGRNSKSDLNPHSSRENSHYLADSSSNLINIHAGKGAKMPKTIMEIIETAPLPASIAIDKFGIPNTSLTVHPMTRYLLNYYIENLADMMTVIPLPKNPWKFIYFPRALMAVGELASMGRTSNARNCLLNALLAVSAFNLQSKFTRGSDEMKYYVDLGIQLRQQATNFLNKCLEEDVLKQKYKDVLVAVLSMVTIDVVWGTMSGCKIHLDHCEKIIEKKMKVKKKLSTKAVILHRIFSSLKLIQDSTSLENISTQEIFLNENNYSSFIIGSPASTEEVQRFNSNNVIGIKKRRHKRDATVPVTSEETTDTKSKGVYNEKITDNGKVRIEYIVNQVESVEHEEGGSPKSEVPAFIDITRTSFQPSKNKLEDKMISSDAIYGLPNSLILIFSEVVHLIRFKKFHKDQGLELPLFFDELSDQLEYKLLSWQLEWTLTQDDDDTAYISPRHEGIYHHVMSFYHGLVIYFYRFVEDVNPMYLQERVEKVLDHLDQIQNIVEQHKDTCYIIPLFWQGFVAGSEAMTVFLQNGYNLWGHKISQTGVGTYWNARQIMLEIWRRKNYNHKNDSWPDVLRDWKTNVMLT; via the coding sequence ATGAGCACAAGGAGgaccaaaaacacaaagAGCTTTAATGGCTGCTTTACCTGCCGACGGCGTAAGGTGGCATGTGACTTGGGGAAGCCAGCATGCGCCAAGTGCCAGAAGAGCGGGTTTGTTTGCGATGGCTACGACGTCAAGCTCAGGTGGAGCTCCTTTGTCAGATTCGATAAGTATGGCAACCAGCTGCCCAACGAGACCAGCCAGGAGGTTGAGTACTACCAGCGACGGTCAATTCCGTATGTGAAGTATCCCCGGAGCCAGCGGTATACGATGTACtcgcagctggacgacgccCTGGCGTCGCTAGCCAAGCACGAGATCgcggacgacgaggacggaTCGCGGCAGCAGGGTCCGTTCGGAGTGTTCCGTGGGGTATTTGGAGGTCCGCAGTCGCCGGCAAAACGAGCGAAATTGACCAAAGAGGCGAACAGTCCTGCGGGGGCCACCGGCAACGGTAATTTGGGTAACGAGTGGTTGAGTACGGAGCTATTGGATGCGGCCCTTTTGACGGCGTCGGCGTTGAATGGAGATACACATTTTCTGGATatgttcaagaacgacaCGCTCGAGCCGAtcggcgagatcgacgacacCGTCCAGCCTGCCGAGACAGTCTCTAACCAGATGTTACACATGTTGTTTCAGGGCCGCAATAGCAAGAGCGACCTGAATCCGCACAGCAGCCGCGAAAACAGCCATTACCTCGCGGACTCGTCATCCAACTTGATCAACATCCACGCCGGCAAGGGCGCGAAAATGCCCAAGACCATCATGGAGATCATTGAGACCGCTCCGCTGCCCGCCAGTATCGCTATAGACAAGTTTGGCATTCCAAACACCTCGCTGACTGTCCATCCCATGACGCGGTATTTGCTGAACTACTACATAGAGAACCTGGCCGACATGATGACGGTGATCCCGCTACCGAAGAACCCCTGGAagtttatttatttcccGCGTGCCCTGATGGCcgttggcgagctggcgtCGATGGGCCGCACGTCGAACGCGCGCAATTGTCTGTTGAACGCGCTACTGGCGGTGAGCGCATTTAATTTGCAGAGCAAGTTCACACGCGGTTCCGACGAGATGAAGTATTACGTGGATCTGGGGATCCAGCTACGGCAGCAGGCCACAaatttcctcaacaagtgtctggaggaggacgtTTTGAAACAGAAGTACAaggacgtgctggtggCAGTGCTGTCGATGGTGACGATCGACGTGGTTTGGGGGACCATGTCTGGTTGCAAGATCCATCTGGACCACTgtgaaaaaattatagaaaagaagatgaaggtgaagaagaagctgagcACCAAGGCGGTGATCCTGCACCGAATTTTCAGCTCGCTTAAACTTATCCAGGACTCGACGTCGCTTGAAAACATCTCGACGCAAGAGATATTtctcaacgagaacaacTACTCGTCGTTCATCATTGGCAGTCCGGCTTCCACCGAGGAAGTTCAGCGATTTAACAGCAATAACGTGATTGGTATCAAAAAACGGCGCCATAAACGCGACGCTACGGTGCCTGTGACCAGCGAAGAGACTACGGACACCAAGTCGAAGGGAGTGTACAacgagaaaatcacagaTAACGGAAAAGTGCGCATCGAATACATAGTCAACCAGGTGGAATCCGTGGAGCACGAGGAGGGCGGGTCGCCCAAGTCGGAGGTGCCGGCGTTCATCGACATTACGCGGACGAGTTTCCAGCCGtccaagaacaagctggaaGACAAGATGATCTCGTCGGACGCGATTTACGGGCTGCCGAACTCGCTGAttctgattttcagtgAGGTGGTACATCTGATCCGCTTCAAGAAATTTCACAAGGACCAGGGCCTCGAGCTACCACTTTTTTTCGACGAGCTGTCGGATCAACTCGAGTACAAGCTGTTGAGCTGGCAGCTGGAGTGGACGTTGACACaggatgacgacgacaccGCGTACATCTCGCCGCGACACGAAGGTATCTACCACCACGTGATGTCGTTCTACCACGGACTCGTGATTTATTTCTACCGGTTCGTGGAGGACGTCAACCCGATGTACCTGCAGGAACGGGTAGAAAAGGTGTTGGACCACCTGGATCAGATTCAGAACATCGTGGAACAGCACAAGGACACCTGTTACATCATTCCACTATTTTGGCAGGGGTTTGTGGCCGGGAGCGAGGCGATGACGGTCTTCCTGCAGAACGGCTATAATCTGTGGGGCCACAAGATCAGCCAGACTGGCGTGGGCACGTACTGGAATGCGCGCCAGATCATGCTAGAGATCTGGCGGCGGAAGAACTACAACCACAAGAACGACAGCTGGCCGGACGTGCTGCGGGACTGGAAGACAAACGTGATGTTGACGTGA
- a CDS encoding Transcription initiation factor TFIID subunit 13: MSSYRKQVYRNRQRLFSNDLKALLYAFGDSPAPNHETIQTLEDVLTTYMIDLIVAANHSRLAHGRNRLKIDDVKFVLRKDPTKLARIHDLQKMDREISKAKKLFDEKAQKKE, encoded by the coding sequence atgtCATCTTACCGCAAACAGGTGTACAGAAATAGACAGCGACTGTTTAGCAACGACCTGAAGGCGCTGCTCTATGCATTTGGCGACTCACCGGCACCCAACCACGAGACCATCCAGACGCTTGAGGACGTGCTGACAACGTACATGATCGACCTAATAGTCGCTGCTAACCACTCGAGGCTGGCCCACGGACGCAACCGGCTCAAAATCGACGACGTCAAGTTCGTCCTGCGCAAAGACCCTACAAAGCTCGCCAGAATCCACGATTTGCAGAAAATGGACAGAGAAATCTCcaaggccaaaaagctgtttgacgaaaaagcacagaaaaaagagtaA
- a CDS encoding Delta(8)-fatty-acid desaturase, with protein sequence MKSKDQVLSVEQIKARIGAGDILVIYDKCVLRLNNWIKIHPGGDKAVHHMVGRDATDEMNAYHCDETIATFKRFQIGRVDHDWVNLIPPIQGGRYAKVADKPLPGQMPAEVAPKFPVGVVPTSASIRIEQGPIRDPQAVIENFDNVLVKKDLETWPSLDYSTQKLISQKYAELHEKVKAAGLYECPYVEYYKQLCINGGLFLYFLVFLKIRWYFLSAVAIGLCWQQLTFIAHDAGHLAITHNYNIDNFIGVLVANWMGGLSLGWWKRNHNVHHLVTNDPVHDPDIQHLPFFAVSTRLLGNVYSTYYEKTLWFDRLAKVLVQFQDRLYYPILCFGRFNLYRLSWEYLLTGKSPRGKAWWLWYFELAGLSFFFYWFFYLLIGSLETWRDRIQYILVSHIVTMIVHVQITLSHFAMSTSDLGGSESFAARQLRTTMDVACPEWFDFFHGGLQFQAVHHLFPRLPRHNFRKAQAYVLDFCRETGLKYSIYGFVDGNNKVLLHMENIGKQVKIMQDCLRSMALESTEHKNIYEKRVQQAMTETKII encoded by the coding sequence ATGAAGTCCAAAGACCAAGTGCTCAGTGTAGAGCAGATAAAAGCCAGGATTGGGGCGGGCGACATTCTGGTGATCTACGACAAATGTGTTCTCCGTCTCAATAACTGGATCAAGATCCATCCTGGCGGAGACAAGGCCGTCCACCACATGGTGGGGCGAGATGCCACCGACGAGATGAATGCGTACCATTGCGACGAGACGATTGCCACGTTCAAACGGTTCCAGATAGGCCGCGTCGACCACGACTGGGTCAACCTCATCCCGCCTATCCAGGGCGGCCGGTACGCAAAGGTTGCTGATAAGCCTCTTCCGGGCCAGATGCCAGCTGAGGTGGCTCCAAAGTTCCCTGTGGGCGTGGTTCCGACATCTGCCAGCATTAGAATTGAGCAGGGCCCGATCAGGGACCCACAGGCCGTGATAGAGAACTTTGACAACGTGCTGGTCAAGAAAGATCTCGAAACGTGGCCGTCGCTCGATTACAGCACCCAGAAGCTGATCTCTCAGAAATACGCTGAGCTACACGAGAAAGTCAAGGCCGCCGGGCTGTATGAGTGTCCCTACGTGGAGTACTACAAACAGCTGTGCATCAACGGCGGGCTCTTCTTGTACTTTTTGGTGTTTCTGAAAATCAGGTGGTATTTTCTGAGCGCGGTCGCGATCGGGCTCTGCTGGCAGCAACTGACGTTTATTGCCCACGACGCTGGGCATCTGGCCATCACTCATAACTACAACATTGATAACTTCATCGGTGTGCTAGTTGCCAACTGGATGGGTGGCCTGTCGTTGGgctggtggaaaagaaaCCATAACGTCCATCATCTGGTCACAAACGACCCTGTTCATGACCCAGATATCCAGCACTTGCCCTTTTTTGCTGTGAGCACGCGGCTTCTCGGCAACGTCTACTCCACGTACTATGAGAAAACGCTCTGGTTCGACCGTCTGGCCAAAGTGTTGGTGCAGTTCCAGGACCGGTTATATTACCCAATCCTCTGTTTTGGCCGCTTCAACCTGTACAGACTGTCCTGGGAGTACCTTCTCACGGGGAAGAGTCCGCGCGGAAAGGCCTGGTGGCTGTGGTATTTCGAGCTGGCGGGCCtctcgtttttcttctACTGGTTCTTCTACTTACTGATCGGCTCGCTAGAAACATGGCGAGACAGGATCCAGTACATTCTCGTTTCGCACATCGTGACCATGATTGTGCACGTCCAGATCACGCTCAGCCACTTCGCCATGTCGACCTCCGATTTGGGCGGCTCCGAGTCGTTTGCCGCCCGCCAGCTACGCACCACCATGGATGTGGCCTGTCCCGAGTGGTTTGACTTTTTCCACGGTGGGCTACAATTCCAGGCCGTCCACCATCTGTTTCCGCGACTCCCCAGACACAACTTCCGCAAAGCACAGGCGTACGTGCTGGACTTCTGTCGCGAGACGGGGTTGAAATACTCCATTTACGGCTTCGTCGACGGCAACAACAAGGTGCTGCTGCACATGGAAAATATAGGCAAACAAGTCAAGATCATGCAGGACTGTCTGCGCAGCATGGCTCTGGAGTCGACAGAGCACAAGAATATATACGAGAAACGGGTCCAACAGGCGATGACGGAGACGAAAATTATATAG
- a CDS encoding Protein kinase-like protein SCY1 codes for MFKVFKGTGIESSYSISANPLFVSNNTWTIYPAKHRTTKKKVSVWQFSKKDLEARLQANGVLNRTNRSMIMDDISTVLRNYVSNLSKFKHPNFLTVIEPLEDHKNRMLFVTEYVVDDLATLNKSDLDEIIITKGLLQIASGLKFLHQSVHTVHMNLAPSSIFITENFDWKISGMQFIEVMENKVQEKYIDPLDSRLPSFLNIEFRYSSPNLLLKHNVDYINDLFSVGCLIFYLFNEGRPLLECSSSSLLEYERTFNKLKHILGSANLHHHASFNSIPRNYIDVFIRLLKETQESNKDVLMLQTPLTVDDLLASTIFNNDLIRILNVIDEFPTLSQQEKIEYLTNLTKDLSSFPRALLINKFIPVLSDLTTPLLSAKSVNEDDQKVIILASQNLLILSNQLSQLTFSDKIFPLLNKILNEQNMPSYDLLLVSNIDTIKTKLGANETDLGSKHTQLFQKLLNKLFEKSMVASNDPNTVQLQDKVLTSLSVFLNYQTYSTITTQMFPAVCQLFSTTSSLKIKNLTVNAFILMISGMKEKNLDNYIIVEKLLPLVQNTHVSNFKNANLLMNMVQLYESIFHKLNKSPATISVAKNEVDVSELIRDSIFFQLWKLTNFVSRKSDLDGLFRIIGEIESYLKKSVTAKLKETDADSSPRPAVVNHAASATAPVKPLDDFEDFQAAPSKSAPLRLQPTKQYTPPVAQAAPAATPNILSFGATSAQPQAANSQQTFAVMQPMKATRVSSPQPSPATTPAPTSPAIDWTKTMAPKLRTGAPSYDSLI; via the coding sequence ATGTTCAAAGTATTTAAAGGGACCGGAATCGAGTCGAGCTATTCCATCTCGGCGAATCCACTGTTTGTTTCCAATAACACATGGACAATCTATCCGGCCAAGCACCGCAcaaccaagaagaaggtttCCGTGTGGCAATTCAGCAAGAAGGACCTGGAGGCCCGTCTCCAAGCCAATGGTGTTTTGAACAGGACTAACCGCTCAATGATCATGGATGATATCTCTACTGTGTTGCGTAACTACGTCAGCAACTTATCCAAGTTTAAGCATCCAAATTTTCTGACGGTGATTGAGCCTCTGGAAGACCACAAAAATAGGATGCTGTTTGTTACAGAGTATGTGGTCGACGATCTCGCGACGCTCAACAAATCTGATCTGGACGaaatcatcatcaccaaaGGGCTTTTGCAAATAGCGTCGGGGCTCAAGTTTCTCCACCAGAGCGTCCACACCGTCCACATGAACCTGGCTCCTAGCTCTATCTTTATTACGGAGAATTTTGACTGGAAAATATCTGGGATGCAGTTTATTGAGGTGATGGAAAACAAGGTCCAGGAGAAGTATATCGATCCGCTGGACTCGCGGTTGCCatcttttttgaacattGAGTTCCGGTACTCGTCTCCAAActtgctgctcaaacacaatGTCGATTATATCAACGACCTTTTCTCTGTTGGCTGTCTTATTTTTTATCTGTTCAACGAAGGGCGGCCGCTACTGGAATGTTCGAGCTCAAGTTTGCTGGAGTACGAGCGAACGTTCAACAAGCTTAAACACATCCTGGGCTCCGCGAACTTGCACCACCATGCAAGCTTCAACAGCATTCCCCGGAACTACATAGACGTTTTCATCCGTCTGCTCAAAGAAACTCAGGAATCGAACAAGGACGTGCTCATGTTGCAGACTCCGCTCACCGTTGATGACCTGCTGGCATCCACGatcttcaacaacgacCTCATTCGGATCCTCAACGTTATAGACGAGTTCCCAACACTTTcgcagcaggagaagaTTGAGTACCTTACGAATCTGACCAAAGACCTCTCTAGCTTCCCGCGGGCTctcctcatcaacaagttTATACCTGTGCTATCTGATCTGACCACTCCGCTGCTTTCTGCCAAGAGCgtgaacgaggacgaccAGAAAGTCATTATTCTGGCGTCGCAGAACCTGCTGATTCTCAGTAACCAGCTCTCGCAGCTCACGTTCAGCGACAAAATCTTCccgctgctgaacaagatTCTGAACGAGCAGAACATGCCTAGCTATGACCTTCTGCTGGTTTCGAACATTGACACCATCAAGACAAAACTCGGCGCAAACGAGACCGATCTCGGGTCAAAACACACGCAgttgttccagaaactgctaAATAAACTATTCGAAAAGTCTATGGTTGCCAGCAATGACCCCAACACCGTTCAGCTGCAAGACAAAGTGCTCACCAGTCTATCCGTCTTCCTCAACTACCAAACATACTCCACCATCACAACGCAGATGTTCCCGGCTGTTTGTCAGCTGTTCAGCACAACTAGCtcgctgaaaatcaagaatCTCACCGTCAACGCATTCATACTCATGATCAGCGGcatgaaggagaaaaattTAGACAATTACATTATcgtcgagaagctgctACCGCTTGTACAGAACACGCATGTCTCgaacttcaagaacgcGAATTTACTGATGAACATGGTGCAGTTGTACGAGAGTATATTTcacaagctcaacaagtcgCCGGCAACGATCTCTGTCGCGAAGAATGAGGTGGATGTGTCAGAGCTGATCCGTGACtcgatttttttccagctctggaaACTCACAAATTTTgtctccagaaaaagcgACCTCGACGGTCTATTTCGCATCATCGGGGAGATAGAATCGTATCTAAAAAAATCTGTCACTGCGAAGCTCAAGGAAACGGACGCAGACTCATCTCCACGGCCCGCCGTTGTCAACCATGCGGCCTCTGCTACCGCCCCCGTCAAGCCTCTGGACGACTTTGAGGATTTCCAGGCTGCTCCGTCCAAGTCCGCGCCGCTGCGCCTCCAGCCTACCAAGCAGTACACTCCGCCGGTCGCCCAGGCTGCTCCGGCTGCAACCCCCAATATTTTGTCGTTCGGAGCAACTAGCGCACAACCGCAAGCTGCCAACAGCCAGCAGACGTTTGCCGTCATGCAGCCTATGAAGGCCACCAGGGTCTCTTCGCCGCAGCCGTCGCCAGCTACCACGCCAGCTCCAACCTCGCCCGCAATCGACTGGACCAAGACGATGGCGCCCAAGCTGCGCACCGGGGCACCATCCTACGACTCTCTGATATAA
- a CDS encoding Heat shock factor protein: MGAFRPSVNPGEVVDQLHGSPQIEEITDKSGGNQFDTNIPNLTDNELLDPISTATGTTPTNNTSNGLYPFPISDVPSLGDESNTGDHIPHTPVVTSPQPSISIKSDARHINPYANGINGNNYMISRYNPPASLPYYDSPQLPSGTTNSNVKSLQFKKPKPKKLQNQMSGPPKRPAFVMKLWNMVNDPSNSKYISWLPDGKAFQVSDRESFMRHVLPKYFKHNNFASFVRQLNMYGWHKIQDVNSGSLVQGEEVWQFENPNFIKGKENLLDNIVRNRSSKEEDDDIDINTLLMELESMKQKQRMIADDLSRLVQDNELLWKENYMARERHKAQSETLDKILRFLVTLYGGSSKFLESAGGAPSEFLEMASKRDAQEQQHHPHGPDFDIQQQMHQQPSSYYQPQNGNSRLMLTHRAHNNGSKSTSRDTSSSQSIHNGSDASDSPIQEIRRGPENQNSEQLDGYKPYPLQGTPQFQHPLPNFQSPVSMANSPRSYFPEISPQVPQSSVPATPSALSSATPLQQDTDSHMPPEYLMGNINQQLNKQQSSIRQINDWISRLASSKLPDEINANQQPLMDDFRMDDFLLPQTPNGGVDPSLNTDDNFGEIYNPSQQESNESYTDSASSRASTFSSKKRRDSSPSSEDKKRIKQV; this comes from the coding sequence ATGGGCGCTTTCCGACCAAGCGTGAACCCCGGCGAGGTTGTTGATCAATTGCACGGCTCGCCACAGATTGAAGAAATCACAGATAAGTCTGGAGGCAACCAGTTTGATACCAACATCCCAAACCTCACGGACAATGAACTTTTAGATCCAATTTCCACCGCTACAGGCACGACTCCCACAAACAACACGTCCAATGGTTTATACCCTTTTCCTATATCAGATGTGCCCTCTTTGGGCGATGAGTCCAACACCGGAGACCATATTCCGCATACACCTGTCGTCACGTCACCGCAACCGTCCATTTCCATCAAATCAGATGCACGGCATATTAACCCGTATGCAAACGGTATCAACGGAAATAACTACATGATTTCGAGGTACAACCCCCCTGCGTCATTGCCGTACTATGATAGTCCCCAATTACCGTCTGGAACGACCAATTCGAACGTGAAATCTTTGCAATTCAAGAAACCCAAACCTAAGAAGCTTCAGAACCAGATGTCGGGACCTCCAAAACGGCCCGCTTTTGTCATGAAGTTATGGAACATGGTCAATGATCCTTCCAACTCTAAATACATCTCGTGGCTACCTGACGGAAAGGCCTTCCAGGTGAGCGACAGAGAAAGCTTTATGAGACATGTGTTGCCCAAGTACTTCAAACACAATAACTTTGCTTCCTTTGTGAGACAGCTGAACATGTATGGCTGGCACAAAATTCAGGACGTCAACTCAGGGTCCCTTGTTCAGggtgaagaagtttggCAATTCGAGAATCCAAACTTCATCAAGGGCAAGGAGAACCTATTGGATAACATCGTTAGAAATCGGTCTTCcaaagaggaagacgacgacatcgacATTAACACCTTGctgatggagctggagtcgatgaagcagaaacagaggaTGATTGCTGACGACCTGAGTAGACTCGTTCAGGACAACGAGCTACTATGGAAAGAGAATTACATGGCTAGAGAAAGACACAAGGCTCAATCGGAGACTCTTGACAAGATCTTGCGATTCCTTGTCACCTTGTATGGTGGGTCATCcaagtttctggaaagTGCAGGAGGAGCTCCCAGCGAGTTTCTCGAGATGGCCTCAAAAAGAGACGCACAGGAACAGCAACACCATCCGCATGGACCAGATTTCGAtatccagcagcagatgcacCAGCAGCCTAGCTCGTACTACCAGCCTCAAAATGGAAACAGCAGGTTGATGCTGACTCACAGAGCACACAATAATGGGTCCAAGTCGACCTCGAGAGATACATccagcagccagagcaTTCACAACGGTTCTGATGCCAGCGACTCGCCGATCCAGGAGATTCGTAGAGGACCCGAGAACCAGAACAGCGAACAGCTCGACGGCTATAAGCCGTATCCACTCCAAGGAACGCCGCAATTCCAACATCCGTTACCGAACTTCCAGTCGCCTGTTTCAATGGCCAATTCGCCTCGTTCTTACTTCCCCGAGATCAGCCCGCAAGTGCCGCAATCCTCCGTTCCCGCCACGCCATCCGCGCTGTCCTCTGCAACTCCTTTGCAACAAGACACAGATTCTCACATGCCTCCTGAATATCTCATGGGAAACAtcaaccagcagctgaacAAGCAGCAGAGCTCGATCCGGCAGATAAACGACTGGATCTCGCGGCTGGCCAGTTCAAAACTTCCTGACGAGATCAACGCTAATCAACAGCCACTTATGGATGATTTTAGAATGGACGATTTTTTACTTCCGCAGACCCCGAACGGCGGTGTCGATCCGTCTTTGAACACTGACGACAACTTTGGTGAGATCTACAACCCTTCTCAGCAAGAGTCCAACGAATCCTACACAGACTCCGCGTCTTCGCGGGCCAGCACGTTTTcaagcaaaaagagaagagaCAGTTCGCCGTCTTCAGAGGACAAGAAGAGGATTAAACAAGTTTAA
- a CDS encoding putative GTP-binding protein, with translation MGRDPLIGIVGKPSSGKSTTLNSLTDANAKIGAFPFTTIDPNRATGYLQVDCACARFGKQDLCKPNYGWCSGGKRHVPVELLDVAGLIPGASQGLGLGNKFLDDLRQADALIHVVDVSGTTDAEGKATRGYDPVQDVEWLQDEIRLWIENNLKKRWGSIVRRHTATKSSIVDTLRAQFGGYGATASLIAKAVDSIPNLPPLEQWDDHWITTVVQHFMNFKFPTVLALNKIDHPDADKNVSKILLKYPDSKAVLTSAVTEVFLRRLAKQNYIRYEEGTEFIDTLEDLGPDSGLRPLDEKLMQRIENIRDLVLFRFGSTGVVQVLQEAVKILDLVPVFTVRNIQTFTGSSGNHVFRDCTLVKKGTSVGKVARQIMGEVTIAAIEGVEGKRISVDDTVDVGKNDILSFKVVPGGLTTSA, from the coding sequence atgGGAAGAGACCCGCTCATCGGAATTGTTGGCAAGCCGTCGAGCGGTAAGTCGACGACGTTGAACTCGCTGACCGACGCAAACGCCAAGATCGGCGCGTTTCCATTCacgacgatcgacccgAACCGCGCAACGGGGTATCTTCAGGTGGACTGTGCGTGTGCGCGATTCGGGAAGCAGGACCTGTGCAAGCCGAATTACGGATGGTGTTCTGGCGGCAAACGGCATGTGCCTGTCGAGCTACTTGACGTGGCGGGGCTGATTCCCGGTGCGTCGCAGGGACTCGGGCTGGGAAACAAGTTCCTCGACGACCTGCGCCAGGCCGACGCCCTGAtccacgtcgtcgacgtTTCTGGGACGACCGACGCAGAGGGCAAGGCCACGCGCGGATACGACCCTGTGCAGGACGTGGAGTGGTTGCAGGACGAGATTCGGCTGTGGATCGAAAATAACCTGAAAAAAAGATGGGGGTCGATAGTAAGAAGACACACGGCAACCAagtcgtcgatcgtcgaCACATTGCGGGCGCAGTTTGGTGGATACGGTGCCACAGCGAGTCTGATCGCCAAGGCCGTCGATTCGATACCGAACCTACCCCCCTTGGAGCAATGGGACGACCATTGGATTACCACTGTGGTGCAGCACTTTATGAACTTCAAGTTCCCGACGGTGTTGGCgctgaacaagatcgaccATCCCGACGCAGATAAGAACGTGAGCAAGATCCTGCTGAAATACCCCGACTCCAAGGCCGTGCTCACCAGTGCCGTGACAGAGGTGTTTCTGCGCCGGCTGGCCAAGCAAAACTACATCCGGTACGAGGAGGGAACAGAGTTTATAGACACGCTTGAGGATCTGGGCCCGGACAGCGGGCTGAGGCCGCTGGATGAAAAATTAATGCAACGGATTGAGAACATTAGAGACCTGGTGCTGTTCCGTTTTGGCTCTACAGGCGTGGTCCAGGTGCTGCAGGAAGCGGTGAAAATTTTGGACTTGGTGCCTGTTTTCACTGTTAGAAACATACAGACGTTCACGGGCAGCTCAGGTAACCACGTGTTCAGAGATTGCACGTTGGTCAAGAAGGGCACGAGCGTCGGCAAGGTAGCAAGACAGATCATGGGCGAGGTGACGATTGCGGCGATCGAGGGCGTCGAGGGCAAACGAATCAGCGTCGACGACACCGTTGACGTCGGCAAAAACGACATTTTGTCCTTCAAAGTGGTTCCTGGCGGCCTCACAACGTCGGCATAG